The Rhodothermus profundi genome includes a region encoding these proteins:
- a CDS encoding CRISPR-associated protein, which yields MKVRFLLIRLPFQRSMLLVAQEVEGQWIGAYPVLAPGEVFYDDQALQIVREIDAGRLPGGAQEMGVFEFPDLDAMQEAARAFAQDLKESFWGEETELDTTEPIQVDTVMLLTVGGSPEPLIHAVQHLPPDRSFVCFICSPESRVLVEGDEATDPSIPKAARLESSRYEVTIWKDPDDLTQCVASLFALQRRIRKRFPGARVVANYTGGTKTMSAALVIGAVLLGWELQLNVGVRQDLRQVLAGTDVPTRVAADDVLLHLQLQLVREVLDRFDYGAAAAIVRELLHTLSLGGTHRAQLLRLYQIVKGLADWDRCRYRQALTGFRMAGEQGSAWLPLLNRLAEQQMMSWEGVGDLLLNARRRAHQGRYEEAAVRLYRAMTLLAAVQLREAHGLEAGDPDLERVPASLRSLFALRRSETDRLPLDPIITYRLLEELGDPVGALFARRPAVRKALEACQQSCLLEGDRTLDASAYETLRSRLEGFVREAAQRIEVRLPTRQLPGAEVLEWVELAP from the coding sequence ATGAAAGTGCGATTTCTGCTAATCCGGCTTCCTTTTCAGCGTTCGATGCTGCTGGTCGCGCAGGAGGTCGAGGGGCAGTGGATCGGGGCCTATCCGGTGCTTGCACCGGGCGAGGTCTTTTACGATGACCAGGCCCTCCAGATCGTGCGCGAGATTGATGCAGGGCGGCTCCCAGGTGGTGCGCAGGAAATGGGGGTGTTCGAATTCCCTGATCTGGATGCGATGCAGGAAGCGGCCCGCGCCTTTGCGCAGGACCTGAAAGAATCGTTCTGGGGAGAGGAGACCGAACTGGACACGACCGAGCCGATTCAAGTCGATACGGTGATGCTGTTAACGGTGGGTGGTTCGCCTGAGCCACTTATCCATGCCGTGCAGCATCTGCCACCGGACCGAAGCTTCGTGTGCTTTATCTGTTCGCCGGAGTCACGCGTACTGGTGGAAGGTGACGAGGCGACCGATCCATCGATTCCGAAGGCAGCTAGACTGGAGTCGTCGCGCTACGAAGTGACTATCTGGAAGGATCCGGACGATCTAACGCAGTGTGTGGCCTCGCTGTTTGCCCTGCAGCGCCGCATCCGGAAGCGGTTCCCAGGAGCCCGCGTGGTGGCTAACTATACGGGTGGTACTAAAACGATGTCGGCTGCCCTGGTAATCGGCGCTGTGCTGCTGGGATGGGAGCTACAACTCAACGTGGGCGTGCGGCAAGACCTGCGCCAGGTGCTGGCTGGCACCGACGTACCCACACGGGTGGCAGCCGACGATGTGTTGCTGCACCTGCAATTGCAATTGGTGCGGGAGGTGTTAGATCGTTTTGATTATGGGGCGGCTGCGGCGATCGTGCGGGAATTGTTGCACACGCTTTCTCTTGGAGGCACCCATCGAGCGCAGTTATTGCGCCTGTATCAGATTGTGAAAGGGCTGGCCGACTGGGATCGGTGTCGCTACCGGCAGGCCCTGACGGGGTTTCGCATGGCCGGCGAGCAGGGATCGGCCTGGCTGCCATTGCTGAACCGGCTTGCCGAGCAACAGATGATGAGCTGGGAAGGGGTAGGGGATCTGTTGCTCAATGCCAGGCGTCGAGCCCATCAAGGACGCTACGAGGAAGCAGCAGTGCGACTGTATCGGGCCATGACGCTCTTGGCAGCGGTGCAATTGCGGGAAGCTCATGGACTGGAAGCAGGCGATCCTGATCTGGAGCGGGTGCCTGCCTCGCTGCGAAGCCTTTTTGCGCTGCGTCGCAGCGAGACAGACCGTCTACCCCTCGATCCGATAATAACCTATCGGTTGCTGGAGGAACTGGGCGACCCAGTAGGCGCGCTGTTTGCCCGTCGGCCTGCCGTTCGAAAAGCGCTTGAGGCATGCCAACAGTCCTGTCTGCTGGAAGGAGACCGAACGCTGGATGCATCGGCCTATGAGACGCTGCGCAGCCGGCTGGAAGGGTTTGTGCGCGAGGCAGCCCAGCGGATCGAGGTGCGGCTTCCTACCCGTCAGCTGCCCGGAGCAGAGGTGCTGGAATGGGTGGAACTGGCACCCTGA
- a CDS encoding alpha/beta fold hydrolase, giving the protein MITYRLETPLGPLRALTDGLFRSGPPVILLHGWGLSPWAWGALMPPAMRRQRRWYALSLPGHLPDEAVAMPASLTTEQLAAALAQALEDLVGDEPVHLVGHSLGGFWGVCLAAYRPERLARLVLVAGSAQGSWAGALSRIQRLSRRRGGRLLFRIGYRWLTARPGRFRRLLVRLSGRPEAWAQEAGQVFFDSVYPDAKRYRPEVLLQLACEVARLDLTDHLSTMSLPVLLIAGARDPVVPLAQVHKMAARLPEVQVKVWPEVGHFPMVEAPEAVFALMESFLALESPSRI; this is encoded by the coding sequence ATGATCACGTACCGTCTTGAAACCCCGCTGGGGCCGTTGCGTGCGTTGACAGACGGCCTCTTCCGATCCGGGCCGCCGGTGATCTTGCTCCATGGCTGGGGACTTTCTCCATGGGCGTGGGGGGCGTTAATGCCACCGGCAATGCGTCGGCAGCGTCGCTGGTATGCGCTCTCGTTGCCTGGACACCTGCCGGACGAAGCGGTAGCAATGCCTGCGTCGCTCACAACGGAACAGCTGGCGGCTGCGCTGGCGCAGGCGCTGGAAGATCTGGTGGGCGACGAGCCGGTGCATCTGGTCGGGCATTCACTGGGAGGTTTCTGGGGGGTATGTCTGGCCGCGTATCGGCCGGAGCGACTGGCGCGGCTGGTCCTTGTAGCTGGCTCGGCACAGGGAAGCTGGGCGGGGGCGCTGAGCCGAATTCAGCGCCTGTCCCGGCGCAGAGGGGGCAGGCTGCTTTTCCGGATCGGCTATCGCTGGCTGACGGCGCGTCCGGGTCGTTTCCGTCGTCTGCTGGTCCGGTTGTCCGGGCGTCCAGAGGCCTGGGCGCAGGAAGCCGGACAGGTGTTCTTCGACAGCGTATATCCCGACGCGAAACGCTATCGTCCGGAAGTGCTGCTGCAACTGGCTTGCGAAGTGGCGCGTCTGGATCTGACCGACCATCTATCGACGATGTCACTACCGGTGCTGCTGATAGCCGGTGCCCGGGATCCTGTGGTGCCTCTTGCGCAGGTCCATAAGATGGCAGCCCGTTTACCGGAAGTGCAGGTGAAAGTGTGGCCAGAGGTAGGTCATTTTCCCATGGTGGAGGCTCCAGAAGCGGTGTTTGCCCTCATGGAGAGCTTCCTTGCCCTTGAAAGTCCTTCCCGCATATGA